A genomic stretch from Candidatus Atribacteria bacterium includes:
- a CDS encoding galactose mutarotase, with translation MSVNYELFGTTPKGEKIEKYFLNNSRGITVTVMSLGGTVISLKMPDREGEIKEITLGFDNLQQYLSSHFYFGAAIGRFANRIANGVFQLDGIKYCLARNENGLNHLHGGNRGFDKVIWQAESFKEPDFCGVTFSYLSSDGEEGYPGNLKVEITYSLNEDNEFKIEYNAKTDKPTIVNLTNHTYWNLAGAGSRTVLDHQLTLNSKKYLPVNNNLIPIGEIKTVYGTPLDFTKPKLIGKDIKETAGGYDHCFVIESSNQELNLAAMLYEPESGRTMEILTTTPGIQFYSGNFLHPIKGADGVHFQKYSGLCLETEFFPNSINEPAFPSPILYPDGSYHQVTIHRFSVN, from the coding sequence ATGAGCGTTAACTACGAATTATTTGGAACGACCCCAAAAGGGGAAAAAATCGAAAAATACTTTTTAAATAACTCTAGAGGGATTACGGTTACAGTAATGAGCTTGGGAGGTACCGTTATATCCCTTAAAATGCCTGACCGGGAAGGAGAAATTAAAGAAATAACTCTCGGTTTTGATAATCTTCAACAATATTTGTCCAGTCATTTTTATTTTGGTGCTGCAATTGGTCGTTTTGCCAATCGTATCGCCAACGGAGTTTTTCAGTTGGATGGTATAAAATATTGTCTCGCCCGTAATGAGAATGGTTTGAATCACTTGCATGGTGGGAATAGAGGATTTGACAAGGTTATCTGGCAAGCCGAGAGTTTTAAAGAACCTGATTTTTGTGGAGTGACCTTCTCCTACCTCAGTTCAGACGGAGAGGAAGGATACCCTGGAAATCTAAAAGTAGAGATAACCTACAGTTTGAATGAAGATAATGAGTTTAAAATTGAATATAATGCTAAAACAGATAAACCGACTATCGTGAATCTAACTAACCATACTTACTGGAATCTGGCTGGTGCTGGTTCTAGAACGGTTTTGGATCATCAGTTGACTCTGAACAGCAAAAAATACCTTCCGGTTAATAATAATCTAATTCCCATCGGAGAAATTAAGACTGTGTACGGCACCCCTCTGGATTTTACCAAACCGAAATTAATTGGAAAAGATATAAAGGAGACTGCAGGCGGTTATGATCACTGCTTTGTTATCGAATCCTCAAATCAAGAACTCAATTTAGCGGCAATGCTTTACGAACCGGAAAGTGGGCGCACGATGGAAATTTTGACCACCACACCAGGCATCCAATTTTATTCCGGGAACTTTCTTCACCCTATTAAAGGTGCAGACGGAGTACACTTTCAGAAGTACAGCGGTCTCTGCTTAGAAACAGAATTTTTCCCCAATTCAATTAATGAACCGG
- a CDS encoding exonuclease SbcCD subunit D, whose protein sequence is MKFLHLADIHLGMENYGRIDPSTGLHTRLKDFIKCFSFAIDIALEEKVDLVIFAGDAYKNSNPNSTHQREFARQIYRLSEAEIPVILINGNHDNPVSFGRAASLDIFETLNISGVRVVTKPELLNIKTKGGQVQVFGLPWPTKALFLNKEEYKDFTDEEITREIQKRAGKKIREFARRIKPGTPAIFAAHLAAAEATYSGSERSAIIGRDPVFPTQVLLQKEFDYVALGHIHKFQDLNLNHHPPVVYPGSIERINFGEEKDDKGVCLVNIEKGNTSYEFIPLPARKFITIDVVISGEQDPTRTLVEEIEKFDLSEEVVRVFYTIPAEREELLDFKRINSALEKAFLVSTIAKKSKPLERRKRVEEMTENLGMLEAMDKYIQNNSDLVLLSRELKIYAQKLEKELEGNG, encoded by the coding sequence ATGAAATTTCTTCACTTGGCCGATATTCATCTGGGGATGGAAAATTATGGACGGATAGACCCTTCCACCGGCTTACATACCCGATTAAAGGATTTTATAAAATGTTTTAGCTTTGCGATTGATATTGCTCTGGAAGAAAAGGTGGATTTGGTAATATTTGCCGGTGATGCTTACAAAAATAGCAATCCTAATTCTACTCATCAGCGTGAATTCGCCCGGCAGATTTATCGATTAAGCGAAGCAGAGATTCCGGTAATCCTGATAAATGGAAATCATGATAATCCCGTATCTTTCGGTCGAGCTGCCTCACTGGATATCTTCGAAACTTTAAACATCTCCGGAGTAAGAGTGGTAACCAAGCCGGAGCTGCTAAATATTAAGACTAAGGGAGGGCAGGTTCAAGTCTTTGGGCTGCCCTGGCCTACCAAAGCCCTTTTTCTTAATAAAGAAGAATATAAAGATTTTACCGATGAGGAAATCACCCGGGAAATTCAAAAGAGAGCAGGTAAAAAAATCAGAGAATTTGCCCGGAGGATAAAGCCGGGTACTCCCGCAATTTTTGCTGCCCACCTGGCTGCTGCAGAAGCCACTTATTCCGGTTCAGAGAGGTCGGCAATCATCGGAAGAGACCCGGTATTTCCTACACAAGTATTGCTTCAAAAAGAATTTGATTATGTAGCCTTAGGTCATATCCATAAATTTCAGGATTTAAATCTTAACCATCATCCCCCGGTAGTCTATCCGGGGAGTATCGAAAGAATAAACTTTGGTGAGGAGAAGGATGACAAAGGGGTTTGTTTGGTGAATATAGAAAAAGGCAACACTTCTTATGAATTTATTCCTCTTCCCGCTCGAAAGTTTATCACCATAGATGTGGTAATTAGCGGAGAGCAAGATCCCACCAGGACTTTAGTGGAGGAAATTGAAAAGTTTGATTTATCTGAGGAAGTAGTGAGAGTATTTTATACTATACCTGCAGAGAGGGAAGAATTACTGGATTTTAAGAGGATAAACTCTGCCCTGGAAAAAGCCTTTTTAGTAAGTACTATTGCCAAAAAATCTAAACCGCTAGAGCGAAGAAAAAGAGTAGAGGAAATGACAGAAAATTTAGGAATGTTAGAGGCTATGGATAAATATATTCAAAATAATTCCGATTTAGTTCTTTTATCTCGTGAATTGAAAATTTATGCCCAAAAATTAGAAAAAGAATTAGAAGGGAATGGTTAA
- a CDS encoding SMC family ATPase — protein sequence MIPVTLTLKNFLSYGEGVPPLDFTQFHVACLSGNNGQGKSALLDALTWAVWGEGRKASQEKKADNSLLRIGQKDMQVEFVFDLEGDRYRIIRNYSLAGKSARSGLEFQVFEQKDKNKYISLTCPSIRETQERITKTLRIDYQTFINSAFILQGRIDEFSRKSARERKEILSEILGLSRYDELANLAKSHLKEMNNILMIKEGRLAYIYQETANFDFYKEKIGELSESYKEISRKIKTEETKTGQLKEEINLLKHKSKQCTELEDRIGQYRQEIVRGKKQIELRKKEIIEYEKMISQKEKILVDFINYQKFNNENNEFSRKLQKIRKIEEEEVLIERRIESRRADLEVEVRNKKDRYKDFENKAQQGIKNMAKVSELEKKVEEIKLLEEQMDKIRNQGGELKVKINSIRSQIERLEKGNKDNQEKLRLLQENPEGECPLCEANLNAERKGKIEDNINNEISVNLKEIEKLIKEKEDSNKQKDKLLEKWKEISQRVKVKNVWQQKLSKAHFELEESKQAEKLMIDLQKEIEKLEKIIQEKDYALKEQKRLKEFEGQIKNMGYDEAKHRQLNRKIEELIHAPLGKAKLEEAEKKIDVLRDELFELQEHYQQKELDLKNLEKGREKIQIELKELPSLKEKLVQGEQILNSDHIFKDKILEERGGYQSKFEQCFKLEKEKKEIKKELEENKKEQNIYEKLIVAFGKNGIQALIIENVLSEIEGEANDLLARLTNNSTQISIESLRDLKSGKIKETLDIKISDELGIRDYELYSGGEAFRIDFSLRIALSKLLTRRAGTKLRTLVMDEGFGTQDEEGIDNLVQAIQSISDDFDKILVITHLESLKDAFPVRIEVNKLPEVGSRYEIIKS from the coding sequence TTGATACCGGTCACATTAACCTTGAAAAATTTTTTAAGTTATGGGGAAGGTGTTCCCCCTCTCGATTTTACCCAGTTTCATGTCGCCTGTCTTTCGGGAAATAACGGTCAGGGTAAATCCGCTCTTCTGGACGCTTTAACCTGGGCAGTATGGGGAGAGGGAAGAAAAGCCAGCCAGGAGAAGAAAGCCGATAATAGTCTTTTGCGGATAGGGCAGAAAGATATGCAAGTAGAATTTGTATTTGATCTGGAAGGGGATAGATATCGAATTATCAGGAATTATTCTCTGGCTGGGAAAAGCGCTCGCTCCGGTTTAGAATTTCAGGTTTTTGAACAAAAAGATAAAAATAAATATATTTCTCTCACCTGTCCTTCTATTCGGGAAACCCAGGAAAGAATTACTAAAACCCTGAGGATAGATTACCAGACCTTCATCAACTCCGCTTTTATCCTTCAAGGTAGAATAGATGAATTTAGCCGAAAGAGTGCCCGGGAAAGAAAGGAAATTTTATCCGAAATTTTAGGTCTTTCCCGTTACGATGAGTTAGCCAATTTAGCCAAATCCCATCTTAAGGAAATGAATAATATTCTCATGATTAAAGAAGGCAGATTGGCATACATCTATCAGGAAACGGCCAACTTTGATTTTTATAAAGAGAAAATAGGGGAATTGTCAGAAAGTTATAAAGAAATTTCCCGGAAGATAAAGACAGAAGAGACAAAAACAGGTCAATTAAAAGAGGAAATAAATCTCTTAAAACATAAAAGTAAACAATGCACAGAATTGGAAGATCGAATAGGGCAGTATCGGCAAGAGATTGTACGAGGGAAAAAACAGATTGAATTAAGAAAGAAAGAAATTATTGAATATGAAAAGATGATTTCCCAAAAGGAGAAAATTTTAGTTGATTTCATAAATTATCAGAAATTTAACAATGAAAATAATGAATTTAGCCGAAAGCTCCAAAAAATAAGGAAAATAGAAGAAGAGGAAGTTCTTATCGAAAGAAGGATAGAAAGCAGGCGGGCAGATTTAGAAGTAGAAGTTAGGAATAAAAAAGACAGATATAAGGATTTTGAGAATAAAGCTCAGCAGGGGATAAAGAACATGGCCAAGGTTTCGGAATTAGAAAAAAAGGTGGAAGAGATAAAGTTACTCGAAGAGCAGATGGATAAAATTCGAAACCAGGGCGGCGAACTAAAGGTAAAAATAAATAGTATTAGAAGTCAGATAGAAAGATTAGAAAAAGGCAATAAAGATAACCAAGAAAAACTACGTTTGTTACAAGAGAATCCGGAGGGAGAGTGCCCTTTGTGTGAGGCGAATTTAAATGCGGAGAGAAAAGGGAAGATCGAGGATAATATAAATAACGAAATAAGTGTAAATCTTAAAGAGATAGAGAAACTAATAAAAGAGAAAGAAGATTCAAACAAACAGAAGGACAAATTGTTAGAAAAATGGAAGGAAATTAGTCAACGGGTAAAAGTTAAAAATGTTTGGCAGCAGAAGTTAAGCAAGGCGCATTTTGAACTTGAAGAATCCAAGCAAGCTGAAAAACTGATGATTGACTTACAGAAAGAGATTGAAAAATTAGAAAAAATTATTCAGGAAAAGGATTATGCCCTAAAAGAACAAAAAAGATTAAAAGAGTTTGAAGGCCAAATCAAAAATATGGGTTACGATGAAGCAAAGCACCGTCAGTTAAACCGCAAGATAGAAGAATTGATTCATGCTCCTCTGGGAAAAGCAAAATTAGAAGAGGCAGAGAAGAAGATTGATGTTTTAAGAGACGAACTATTCGAATTACAAGAGCATTATCAACAGAAAGAATTAGACTTAAAAAATTTGGAAAAGGGGAGAGAGAAAATACAAATAGAATTAAAAGAACTTCCTTCTCTGAAAGAAAAATTAGTTCAAGGAGAACAGATATTAAATTCCGATCATATCTTTAAAGACAAAATTTTAGAAGAAAGAGGCGGATATCAGAGTAAATTCGAGCAGTGTTTTAAGTTAGAGAAAGAGAAGAAAGAGATAAAAAAAGAATTGGAAGAAAATAAAAAAGAGCAGAATATTTACGAAAAACTGATTGTAGCTTTTGGAAAGAATGGAATTCAAGCCCTGATTATCGAAAATGTTTTATCGGAAATTGAAGGAGAGGCTAATGACCTGTTAGCCCGGTTGACTAACAACAGCACCCAGATTTCTATCGAGTCCCTCCGTGATTTGAAGAGTGGAAAAATAAAAGAAACTTTGGATATCAAAATAAGTGATGAGTTGGGAATCCGGGACTATGAGTTGTATAGCGGCGGGGAGGCCTTTAGGATAGATTTTTCATTAAGAATAGCTCTGTCTAAGTTACTGACCAGAAGAGCGGGGACTAAGTTAAGGACTCTGGTTATGGATGAGGGATTTGGCACCCAGGATGAAGAAGGAATCGATAATCTGGTACAGGCTATCCAATCGATAAGTGATGATTTTGATAAAATATTAGTTATAACTCACCTGGAATCATTAAAAGACGCTTTTCCGGTAAGAATCGAGGTAAACAAGTTACCCGAGGTCGGTTCCCGATATGAGATTATAAAAAGCTAA